From a region of the Corallococcus coralloides DSM 2259 genome:
- a CDS encoding endonuclease MutS2, translating into MTVQISQRTLEDLGFSEVLRALTQRCRTEPGRERVLARPFLDTETEVAEALALVDEARFLSQQQFSLPLGGVTDLRTAVGHAEKGGVLEPRQLIDAAQLLFAFARTREALDERKERVPRLVEISKRLPFLEAMARRLDQCFEPDGTISDRASPELKDARDRARGLHRRIKARLDEMLHDLTFTAKLRENYYTLRNGRYVVPVVSNYRAEVDGIVHNASQTGQTLFMEPQAMVGLGNDLAIAQSEVAEEELKVLQELSRLVGRESARMLEGLEAVAELDEVEAIATLSADLDATTPTFEGVKELQLRGLRHPRLVLKGTEVVSNDVTLTESARALVVSGPNAGGKTVTLTGVGLCALMLRAGLPIPVGEGSRMPLYRSVHSTVGDTQDLSQGLSSFSGHVTLLRDILAAVATDSLVLIDEIASDTDPREGAAIAIAVLEELLGKGAYVLVTTHLEELKALAHMDPRFLNARVGFDSKRMAPTFRLQMGASGQSSAIDVAARVGLPTSVCERARELSLNAGGPLTKALAAAEDERRKLSEELEKARIAAKEAEALRADLEKQKVAFERERKGRMMQFNEDVHAASEHAAQEVRDLLTKLRSEQNEKALSEARMQLQQRADEALKRATAAKAELFQVEAPGPANLKVGAWVHHSGLGRDVEILELTDGQAVVSAGGALKMRVPTTELSGSRGKKPQQAKFPEQRKGEAALKRAASAAPSQVEATNFRCDVRGMRADDALAELETFLDQGLRKGEEAALIIHGHGTGALKQAIRDHLAASPYIRMFRPGESHEGGDGVTVVSLRG; encoded by the coding sequence ATGACTGTGCAGATTTCCCAAAGGACGTTGGAAGACCTTGGTTTCTCGGAAGTGCTCCGCGCGCTGACGCAGCGCTGCCGCACCGAGCCAGGGAGGGAGCGGGTGCTGGCCCGTCCATTCCTGGACACCGAGACGGAAGTGGCCGAAGCGCTGGCCCTCGTCGACGAGGCCCGCTTCCTCTCCCAGCAGCAGTTCTCCCTGCCCCTGGGCGGCGTGACGGACCTGCGCACCGCGGTGGGCCACGCGGAGAAGGGCGGCGTGCTGGAGCCCCGCCAGCTCATCGACGCGGCCCAGCTGCTCTTCGCCTTCGCCCGCACCCGCGAGGCCCTGGACGAGCGCAAGGAGCGCGTCCCCCGCCTGGTGGAGATCTCCAAGCGCCTGCCCTTCCTGGAGGCCATGGCGCGCCGGTTGGATCAGTGTTTCGAGCCGGACGGAACCATCTCCGACCGCGCCAGCCCGGAGCTGAAGGACGCGCGGGACCGCGCACGCGGCCTGCACCGGCGGATCAAGGCGCGCCTGGACGAGATGCTCCACGACCTGACGTTCACCGCCAAGCTGCGCGAGAACTACTACACGCTGCGCAACGGGCGGTACGTGGTGCCGGTGGTGTCGAACTACCGCGCGGAGGTGGACGGCATCGTCCACAACGCCAGCCAGACGGGGCAGACGCTCTTCATGGAGCCCCAGGCGATGGTGGGCCTGGGCAACGACCTGGCCATCGCGCAGTCGGAGGTCGCGGAGGAGGAGCTCAAGGTCCTCCAGGAGCTGAGCCGGCTCGTGGGCCGTGAGTCCGCGCGCATGCTGGAGGGCCTGGAAGCGGTGGCGGAGCTGGACGAGGTGGAGGCCATCGCCACCCTGTCCGCGGACCTGGATGCCACGACGCCCACCTTCGAGGGTGTGAAGGAGCTGCAGCTGCGCGGGCTGCGCCACCCGCGCCTGGTGCTCAAGGGCACGGAGGTGGTGTCCAACGACGTGACGCTCACCGAGAGCGCCCGGGCGCTGGTGGTCTCCGGCCCCAACGCGGGCGGCAAGACGGTGACGCTGACGGGCGTGGGGCTGTGCGCGCTGATGCTGCGCGCGGGCCTGCCCATCCCGGTGGGCGAAGGGTCGCGGATGCCGCTGTACCGCTCCGTGCACTCCACCGTGGGTGACACGCAGGACCTGTCGCAGGGCCTGTCGTCGTTCAGCGGCCACGTCACCCTGCTGCGGGACATCCTGGCAGCGGTGGCGACGGACTCGCTGGTGCTCATCGACGAGATCGCGTCGGACACGGATCCGCGCGAGGGCGCGGCCATCGCCATCGCGGTGCTGGAGGAGCTGTTGGGCAAGGGGGCGTACGTCCTGGTGACGACGCACCTGGAGGAGCTCAAGGCGCTGGCGCACATGGATCCGCGCTTCCTCAACGCGCGCGTGGGCTTCGACTCCAAGCGGATGGCGCCCACGTTCCGGCTGCAGATGGGCGCGTCCGGTCAATCGTCCGCCATCGACGTGGCGGCGCGGGTGGGCCTGCCCACCTCCGTGTGCGAGCGCGCGCGGGAGCTGTCGCTCAACGCGGGCGGCCCGCTCACCAAGGCGCTGGCGGCGGCGGAGGACGAGCGGCGCAAGCTCTCCGAGGAGCTGGAGAAGGCGCGCATCGCGGCGAAGGAGGCGGAGGCCCTCCGCGCGGACCTGGAGAAGCAGAAGGTCGCCTTCGAGCGCGAGCGCAAGGGCCGCATGATGCAGTTCAACGAGGACGTGCATGCGGCCAGCGAGCACGCCGCCCAGGAGGTCCGCGACCTCCTGACGAAGCTGCGCTCCGAGCAGAACGAGAAGGCGCTCTCCGAGGCGCGGATGCAGCTACAGCAGCGCGCGGACGAGGCGCTGAAGCGCGCGACGGCGGCCAAGGCGGAGCTGTTCCAGGTGGAGGCCCCGGGGCCCGCGAACCTCAAGGTGGGCGCGTGGGTGCACCACTCCGGCCTGGGCCGGGACGTGGAGATTTTGGAGCTGACGGACGGCCAGGCGGTGGTGTCCGCGGGCGGCGCGCTGAAGATGCGCGTGCCCACGACGGAGCTGTCCGGGTCGCGAGGCAAGAAGCCGCAGCAGGCGAAGTTCCCGGAGCAGCGCAAGGGCGAAGCGGCCCTGAAGCGCGCGGCCTCCGCGGCGCCGTCGCAGGTGGAGGCCACGAACTTCCGCTGCGACGTGCGCGGCATGCGCGCGGACGACGCGCTGGCGGAGCTGGAGACGTTCCTGGACCAGGGCCTGCGCAAGGGTGAGGAGGCCGCGCTCATCATCCACGGCCACGGCACCGGAGCGCTCAAGCAGGCCATCCGGGACCACCTGGCCGCGTCGCCCTACATC
- a CDS encoding tetratricopeptide repeat protein, which yields MMWVLVAALLAGASDAPASPVLTAQATPAPSPLADALALETAGNDAGALVALERLITNQPRWELPRLEAARLLLKGGSAPELERARTHLDTALREAPDNPRVYFLQGQLLEEQGATFDAIRAYEKAVSLRPSYDDARFRLAGLWAQAGDWLKSELHYRPLSKSRPAWVQVRMQLAVVLEKQGRTLDAEREFLAARDAQPDNPGVLRTLAAFYERTDRPQLAAKVRAQLTAPAKRNMRALKPSKR from the coding sequence ATGATGTGGGTTCTCGTGGCGGCGCTGCTTGCGGGCGCGTCCGACGCACCGGCCTCTCCGGTCCTGACGGCGCAAGCAACCCCGGCCCCCAGTCCGCTTGCGGATGCGCTGGCGTTGGAGACCGCGGGCAACGACGCGGGAGCCCTCGTTGCCCTGGAGCGGCTGATTACTAACCAGCCCCGCTGGGAGCTGCCTCGGCTGGAGGCCGCGCGGCTGCTCCTCAAGGGAGGCAGCGCCCCGGAGCTGGAGCGCGCCCGGACCCATCTGGACACGGCCCTGCGCGAGGCCCCGGACAACCCCCGCGTGTACTTCCTCCAGGGGCAGCTGCTGGAGGAGCAGGGCGCCACCTTCGACGCCATCCGCGCCTATGAGAAGGCCGTGTCCCTGCGCCCGTCCTATGACGACGCGAGGTTCCGGCTCGCGGGCCTCTGGGCCCAGGCGGGGGACTGGCTCAAGTCAGAGCTGCACTACCGCCCCCTGTCCAAGTCCCGGCCCGCGTGGGTGCAGGTGCGCATGCAGCTGGCGGTGGTGCTGGAGAAGCAGGGCCGCACGCTGGACGCGGAGCGGGAGTTCCTGGCCGCGCGCGACGCCCAGCCGGACAACCCGGGCGTCCTGAGGACCCTGGCGGCGTTCTACGAGCGGACGGACAGGCCCCAGCTCGCAGCGAAGGTGAGGGCGCAGCTGACGGCGCCGGCGAAGCGCAACATGCGGGCCCTCAAACCTTCGAAGCGCTGA
- a CDS encoding adenylate/guanylate cyclase domain-containing protein — translation MKTANLAIVFTDIKGFTERTSRQTLEENQRLLQVHEALLAPLFKAFGGRIIKSIGDAFLVTFESPTQAVLSGIAIQDRLWHHNRQLVEDEQIHVRVAVNVGEVRVEANDIFGEPVNIAARVEGITDADEVFFTEAVYLSMNKAEVPSQEVGSFDLKGIPGKIRVFRVPRAPYRVLAPAPDAVLPPPEEAALLPPFGNLALARVEANLDLGQRAAAVGQGAVAVGQRAAAGAVAVGQRATVLGKQARTATDALWARMYARLPPAITTKVSSTVAGWGVCAGLLTVVLLGGWVLVNGGGPAMRAIRDVEGASSTEKAARVNEAKRLIKLEEADQRAYLSGRLEEAQGNMGAAVVHYAAAVRKDNNGRAESRLISLLKHEQCGVRSSAATAVGGLRLESARGALESLADDGGPNEGGAGGFLGLGTCDSKQAAADALKRLPAN, via the coding sequence TTGAAGACCGCCAACCTCGCCATCGTCTTCACCGACATCAAGGGCTTCACCGAACGCACCAGTCGGCAGACGCTGGAGGAGAACCAGCGGCTGCTCCAGGTGCATGAGGCGTTGCTCGCGCCGCTGTTCAAGGCGTTCGGTGGGCGCATCATCAAATCGATTGGCGACGCGTTCCTCGTCACCTTCGAGTCCCCCACCCAGGCGGTGCTGAGCGGCATCGCCATCCAGGACCGGCTCTGGCACCACAACCGGCAGCTCGTGGAGGATGAGCAGATCCACGTGCGCGTCGCCGTGAACGTGGGCGAGGTGCGGGTGGAGGCCAACGACATCTTCGGCGAGCCGGTGAACATCGCCGCCCGCGTGGAGGGCATCACCGACGCGGACGAGGTCTTCTTCACGGAGGCCGTCTACCTCTCCATGAACAAGGCGGAGGTGCCGTCGCAGGAGGTGGGCTCCTTCGACTTGAAGGGCATCCCCGGGAAGATCCGCGTCTTCCGCGTGCCGCGCGCGCCCTACCGGGTGCTGGCGCCGGCGCCGGACGCGGTGCTGCCCCCGCCGGAGGAGGCGGCCCTGCTGCCGCCCTTCGGCAACCTGGCCCTGGCGCGCGTGGAGGCGAACCTGGACCTGGGCCAGCGCGCGGCGGCGGTGGGGCAGGGCGCGGTGGCGGTGGGCCAGCGCGCGGCGGCGGGCGCGGTGGCGGTGGGGCAGCGGGCCACGGTGCTGGGCAAGCAGGCGCGCACCGCGACGGATGCGCTCTGGGCGCGCATGTACGCGAGGCTGCCGCCCGCCATCACCACCAAGGTGTCGTCCACCGTGGCCGGCTGGGGCGTGTGCGCGGGGCTGCTGACGGTGGTGCTGCTGGGCGGATGGGTGCTCGTCAACGGAGGCGGCCCCGCGATGCGGGCCATCCGCGACGTGGAGGGCGCCTCCAGCACGGAGAAGGCCGCGCGCGTGAACGAGGCGAAGCGGCTCATCAAGCTGGAGGAGGCGGACCAGCGCGCCTACCTCAGCGGGCGGCTGGAGGAGGCGCAGGGCAACATGGGCGCCGCGGTGGTCCACTACGCGGCGGCGGTGCGCAAGGACAACAACGGCCGCGCGGAGTCCCGGCTCATCTCGCTCCTGAAGCATGAGCAGTGCGGCGTGCGCTCCAGCGCGGCGACGGCCGTGGGCGGCCTGCGCCTGGAGTCCGCGCGCGGGGCGCTGGAGTCCCTGGCCGACGACGGAGGCCCGAACGAAGGGGGCGCCGGTGGGTTCCTCGGCCTGGGCACCTGTGACTCGAAGCAGGCGGCGGCGGACGCGCTCAAGCGTCTCCCCGCGAACTGA
- a CDS encoding exo-beta-N-acetylmuramidase NamZ domain-containing protein, whose translation MTKVKTGLDVWAAQGFSALKGKRVGAIVNPTSVDSRFRHLADLLAGTDGVTLAALFGPEHGIRGEAQYMVAVDEARDRKTGVPVHSLYGSTFESLSPRQEWLKGLDALVFDIQDVGSRYYTYVYTMALAMKAAAQARVAFYVLDRPNPLDGVTLEGNLVGEKFRSFVGLYALPNRHGMTAGELARLFNAQEGFGCDLTVVPCEGWTRDMYWSDTGLPFLPPSPNMPTADTALVYPGMCQLEGTNVSEGRGTCRPFEQFGAPWVDTDQLMARLDKERLPGVAFRPVGFTPTFDKYTGQSCSGAFIHVTDRKAYQPLRTGIAITQALHDIGPGHFAWRADAYEFVEDVPAFDLLCGTDQVRRGIEEGWSLDRMLEGFEAQAEAFRKRREPALLYASSR comes from the coding sequence GTGACGAAGGTGAAGACGGGACTGGATGTGTGGGCGGCGCAGGGGTTCTCCGCGCTCAAGGGCAAGCGCGTGGGCGCCATCGTCAATCCCACGAGCGTGGACTCGCGCTTCCGCCACCTGGCGGATCTGCTGGCCGGCACGGACGGCGTGACGCTGGCGGCGCTCTTCGGGCCGGAGCACGGCATCCGCGGTGAAGCCCAGTACATGGTGGCCGTGGACGAGGCGCGCGACCGCAAGACGGGCGTCCCGGTGCACAGCCTCTACGGCTCCACCTTCGAGTCGCTGTCCCCGCGCCAGGAGTGGCTCAAGGGGCTGGACGCGCTGGTGTTCGACATCCAGGACGTGGGCAGCCGCTACTACACCTACGTCTACACCATGGCCCTGGCGATGAAGGCCGCGGCCCAGGCCCGCGTGGCGTTCTACGTGCTGGATCGGCCCAACCCGCTGGATGGGGTGACGCTGGAGGGCAACCTGGTGGGGGAGAAGTTCCGCTCCTTCGTGGGGCTGTACGCGCTGCCCAACCGCCACGGCATGACGGCGGGAGAGCTGGCGCGGCTGTTCAACGCGCAGGAGGGCTTCGGCTGCGACCTCACGGTGGTGCCGTGCGAGGGCTGGACGCGCGACATGTACTGGAGCGACACGGGCCTGCCGTTCCTGCCGCCGTCGCCCAACATGCCCACCGCGGACACGGCGCTGGTGTACCCGGGCATGTGCCAGCTGGAGGGCACCAACGTGTCCGAGGGCCGCGGCACCTGCCGGCCCTTCGAGCAGTTCGGCGCGCCGTGGGTGGACACGGATCAGCTGATGGCCCGGCTGGACAAGGAGCGGCTGCCGGGCGTGGCCTTCCGTCCGGTGGGCTTCACCCCCACGTTCGACAAGTACACGGGCCAGTCGTGCAGCGGGGCCTTCATCCACGTCACGGACCGCAAGGCGTACCAGCCGCTGCGCACGGGCATCGCCATCACCCAGGCGCTGCACGACATTGGCCCGGGGCACTTCGCCTGGCGGGCGGACGCGTACGAGTTCGTGGAGGACGTGCCCGCGTTCGACCTGCTGTGTGGCACCGACCAGGTGCGTCGCGGCATCGAGGAGGGGTGGTCCCTGGACCGGATGCTGGAGGGCTTCGAGGCGCAGGCGGAGGCCTTCCGCAAGCGCCGCGAGCCCGCCCTGCTGTACGCTTCCTCGCGGTGA
- the nadD gene encoding nicotinate (nicotinamide) nucleotide adenylyltransferase, with protein MKVALLGGSFNPPHVGHLMAASYVHATQGVDAVWLMPTFHHPFGKQLEPFDARVRMCEALCRETSGWLQTSLVERELGGGGRTVDTLAYLVERHPDTRFSLIIGSDILRDLPQWKDFDRIQRMAHVIVLYRAGYPAPDTVGPPLAEVSSTQVRDQLARGLEPSELVPSAVLQVAREEGLYGLRGPR; from the coding sequence GTGAAGGTCGCGCTGCTCGGAGGCTCGTTCAACCCGCCGCACGTGGGCCACCTGATGGCGGCCTCCTACGTCCATGCGACGCAGGGCGTGGATGCCGTCTGGCTGATGCCCACGTTCCATCATCCGTTCGGCAAGCAGCTGGAGCCCTTCGACGCGCGCGTGCGCATGTGCGAGGCGCTCTGCCGCGAGACGTCCGGCTGGCTCCAGACGAGCCTGGTGGAGCGCGAGCTGGGCGGCGGCGGGCGCACGGTGGACACGCTGGCGTACCTGGTGGAGCGCCATCCGGACACGCGGTTCTCGTTGATCATCGGCAGCGACATCCTGAGGGACCTGCCGCAGTGGAAGGACTTCGACCGCATCCAGCGGATGGCCCATGTCATCGTGCTCTACCGCGCGGGCTACCCGGCGCCGGACACGGTGGGGCCGCCGCTGGCGGAGGTGTCCTCCACGCAGGTGCGCGACCAGCTGGCGCGAGGCCTGGAGCCGTCGGAGCTGGTGCCCTCCGCGGTGCTCCAGGTGGCGCGTGAGGAAGGCCTCTATGGCCTGCGCGGGCCTCGCTAG
- a CDS encoding Rossmann-like and DUF2520 domain-containing protein codes for MTPKAKRAPVVIVGAGRLGGALALALQAKRWPVRVYSRDDSGRERTRALGLKPATPADLKKARVCVLCVPDAAVPSVSEALSRELPRTVALVHTAGALPLSALGTQRGRAVGSFHPLCAVSSARDSLAGHTAAISTRSPALRAVLQRMAEDVGFAMFDVPEAHRAAYHAGAVLSAGGLVALADAAVGALGAAGIDPEAALKALLPLMRSALRGIEARGLSGGLTGPIVRGDAGVVAAHLSALPPDIAPLYAQLSRRALQLASERLRPEPRTALEALLAKK; via the coding sequence GTGACGCCGAAGGCGAAGCGCGCCCCCGTGGTCATCGTCGGCGCGGGGCGGCTGGGGGGGGCACTCGCGCTGGCGTTGCAGGCGAAGCGCTGGCCCGTGCGCGTGTACTCGCGCGACGACTCGGGCCGCGAGCGCACGCGGGCCCTGGGCTTGAAGCCCGCGACCCCAGCGGACCTGAAGAAGGCGCGCGTCTGCGTGTTGTGCGTTCCGGACGCGGCGGTGCCGTCGGTGTCCGAAGCCCTCTCACGCGAGCTGCCGCGCACGGTGGCGCTGGTGCACACCGCGGGCGCCCTGCCCCTCTCCGCGCTGGGCACGCAGCGGGGCCGCGCGGTGGGTTCGTTCCATCCGCTCTGCGCCGTGTCCTCCGCACGGGACTCGCTCGCGGGTCACACCGCCGCCATCAGCACGCGCTCCCCTGCCCTGCGCGCCGTGCTCCAGCGCATGGCGGAGGACGTGGGCTTCGCGATGTTCGACGTGCCGGAGGCGCACCGCGCGGCCTACCACGCGGGTGCGGTGCTGAGCGCCGGTGGGCTGGTGGCCCTGGCGGACGCGGCGGTGGGCGCGCTGGGCGCGGCGGGCATCGATCCTGAAGCCGCGCTGAAGGCCCTGCTGCCGCTGATGCGCTCGGCGTTGCGCGGCATCGAAGCTCGCGGTCTTTCGGGGGGACTCACCGGCCCCATCGTCCGGGGAGACGCGGGCGTCGTCGCGGCGCACCTCTCGGCGCTGCCTCCAGACATCGCACCGCTCTACGCACAGCTCTCGCGGCGGGCCCTGCAACTGGCCTCGGAGCGGCTCCGTCCGGAGCCCCGTACCGCGCTGGAAGCCCTGCTCGCGAAGAAGTGA
- a CDS encoding AAA family ATPase, with translation MVDSTDLAQVLHEAHDIARSVAQKPTSAHVLLALFTVENRAQLLLKEKGVDEDALLQLITEAPAETGNVVQELTARARELASTFRAGEADCLHLLIAIIRKRCAASDLLGRTGLDLISLSNTALAYSTSGGLPRRLQPGYGQAVATRAPVSRPVGAPPSPLPSSTFALSVPRPAPITTPPVTTPPPAARATPALSPRDLIDVDEDDVTQDAVAELPPPPMPRMAPPAPVARATPPAPPPPAPVAPPAPSAPSAPVSRPSSAPSQAKGQPLTLDAKAFPMLTSLGRNLSQAAREGKLDPVVGRAREVEEVIDILGKRRTNNPCLLGEPGVGKTAVVEGVAQRLLGLRGTLAEKILVELDMATLVAGTQLRGSFSEKLNALKEEVRRAEGRVVVFIDEIHTLVGAGSTGEGPQDAANELKTAMARGEFPCIGATTHDEYRKFIAADPALERRFTPVVVNEPSVPETVQILQGIIGRYEEHHALRYLPEALEAAASLASRYVTDRFMPDKAISVVDLAGSRCHREGKHRVDAADVARVVAKLAGVPEERLLMNDSARLLRLENDLAERVIGHGDAVVRIARVIRRNYAGFASRRPMGSFLFLGPTGVGKTEMARALAEVLFGNRDALVRLDMSEMSEAHGVSRLIGSPAGYVGFGEGGQLTEPVRRRPSSVVVLDEIEKAHREVQMLLLQVLEEGRLTDGKGRHIDFSNTVIVMTTNLGAEAFSRTGRAVGFGAADAAEGKALDMASDTARKALPPELWNRIDERLPFRPLAEQEVAKIATLILAESSKRLATERGIVYTAGTDVVGHLLKSGGFDPMLGARPMRQVVQRLVEGPLAERILSGEFGAGDRVRVAVQAGQLQFARDAA, from the coding sequence ATGGTCGACAGCACGGATCTCGCCCAGGTTCTCCATGAGGCGCATGACATCGCCCGCAGCGTCGCCCAGAAGCCCACGTCGGCCCACGTGTTGCTGGCGCTCTTCACGGTGGAGAACCGTGCCCAGCTCCTCCTGAAGGAGAAGGGCGTGGATGAGGACGCGCTGCTCCAACTCATCACGGAGGCCCCGGCGGAGACGGGCAACGTGGTGCAGGAGCTGACCGCGCGCGCCCGCGAGCTGGCGAGCACCTTCCGTGCGGGCGAGGCGGACTGCCTGCACCTGCTCATCGCCATCATCCGCAAGCGCTGCGCCGCCAGCGACCTGCTGGGGCGGACGGGGCTGGACCTCATCTCCCTGTCCAACACGGCGCTCGCCTATTCCACCAGTGGTGGCCTGCCGCGCCGGCTCCAGCCGGGCTATGGCCAGGCGGTGGCCACGCGCGCGCCGGTGAGCCGTCCGGTGGGCGCGCCGCCGTCTCCCCTTCCCTCCTCCACGTTCGCGCTGAGCGTGCCGCGTCCGGCGCCCATCACGACGCCTCCGGTGACGACCCCGCCGCCGGCCGCGCGCGCGACGCCCGCGCTGTCGCCCCGGGACCTCATCGACGTGGACGAGGACGACGTGACGCAGGACGCCGTCGCGGAACTGCCTCCCCCTCCGATGCCGCGCATGGCGCCCCCGGCCCCGGTCGCCCGCGCGACGCCGCCCGCCCCGCCGCCTCCCGCGCCCGTGGCCCCCCCGGCTCCCTCGGCTCCCTCGGCTCCGGTGAGCCGGCCGTCCTCGGCGCCCTCGCAGGCCAAGGGGCAGCCGCTGACGCTGGACGCCAAGGCGTTCCCGATGCTCACGTCGCTGGGCCGCAACCTGAGCCAGGCCGCCCGCGAGGGGAAGCTGGACCCGGTGGTGGGCCGCGCGCGGGAGGTCGAGGAGGTCATCGACATCCTGGGCAAGCGCCGCACCAACAACCCGTGCCTGCTGGGCGAGCCCGGCGTGGGCAAGACGGCGGTGGTGGAGGGCGTGGCGCAGCGCCTGCTGGGTCTGCGCGGCACGCTGGCGGAGAAGATCCTCGTCGAGCTGGACATGGCCACGCTGGTGGCGGGCACGCAGCTGCGCGGCTCGTTCTCCGAGAAGCTCAACGCGCTGAAGGAAGAGGTGCGGCGGGCCGAGGGGCGCGTGGTGGTCTTCATCGACGAGATCCACACGCTGGTGGGCGCGGGCTCCACGGGCGAGGGACCGCAGGACGCGGCCAACGAGCTGAAGACGGCGATGGCGCGCGGCGAGTTCCCCTGCATCGGGGCGACGACGCACGACGAGTACCGCAAGTTCATCGCGGCGGACCCGGCGCTGGAGCGGCGCTTCACGCCGGTGGTGGTGAACGAGCCGTCCGTGCCGGAGACGGTGCAGATCCTCCAGGGCATCATCGGGCGCTACGAGGAGCACCACGCGCTGCGCTACCTGCCGGAGGCGCTGGAGGCGGCCGCGTCGCTGGCGAGCCGCTACGTGACGGACCGGTTCATGCCGGACAAGGCCATCAGCGTGGTGGACCTGGCGGGCAGCCGCTGCCACCGCGAGGGCAAGCACCGGGTGGACGCGGCGGACGTGGCGCGCGTGGTGGCGAAGCTGGCGGGCGTGCCGGAAGAGCGGCTCTTGATGAACGACTCCGCGCGGCTGCTCCGGTTGGAGAACGACCTGGCGGAGCGCGTGATTGGCCACGGCGACGCGGTGGTGCGGATTGCCCGGGTCATCCGCCGCAACTACGCGGGCTTCGCGTCGCGCCGCCCCATGGGCAGCTTCCTCTTCCTGGGCCCCACGGGCGTGGGCAAGACGGAGATGGCTCGGGCGCTGGCGGAGGTGCTGTTCGGCAACCGGGACGCGCTGGTGCGCCTGGACATGAGCGAGATGTCCGAGGCCCACGGCGTGTCGCGCCTCATCGGTTCGCCCGCGGGCTACGTGGGCTTCGGCGAGGGCGGGCAGCTCACGGAGCCGGTGCGCCGCCGGCCGTCGTCGGTGGTGGTGCTGGACGAGATCGAGAAGGCGCACCGCGAGGTGCAGATGCTGCTGCTCCAGGTGTTGGAGGAGGGGCGGCTGACGGACGGCAAGGGCCGGCACATCGACTTCTCGAACACGGTCATCGTGATGACCACGAACCTGGGCGCGGAGGCGTTCAGCCGCACGGGCCGCGCGGTGGGCTTTGGCGCGGCGGACGCGGCCGAGGGCAAGGCGCTGGACATGGCGTCGGACACGGCGCGCAAGGCGCTGCCGCCGGAGCTGTGGAACCGCATCGATGAGCGGCTGCCGTTCCGTCCGCTGGCGGAGCAGGAGGTGGCGAAGATCGCCACGCTCATCCTGGCGGAGAGCAGCAAGCGGCTCGCGACGGAGCGCGGCATCGTCTACACGGCGGGCACGGACGTGGTGGGGCACCTGCTCAAGTCCGGCGGCTTCGACCCGATGCTGGGCGCGCGGCCCATGCGCCAGGTGGTGCAGCGGCTGGTGGAAGGCCCCCTGGCGGAGCGCATCCTCTCCGGCGAGTTCGGCGCGGGCGACCGCGTGCGAGTGGCCGTGCAGGCCGGTCAGCTCCAGTTCGCCCGGGACGCCGCCTGA
- a CDS encoding YIP1 family protein, giving the protein MTSLAQPARVFVDPLGGTRAAVEARRWLWPLLILAFCVALSGTVFALRWDATASIVSALPTDSTASSVSESDIAEQIQTASRKALVGGIANGLIVMPLMVLLLACILWVTAWLFNKPAAFGQLMAAAAVALLPIALYHLIYAVCAAYQHSLTDVRAVRLVPSSLALLDGLSPKMQRVLKGADFFNLWSVGLLGVGFSTATGMRLGRALVLIGVMYLMYVGVFFIGLPAGGAQ; this is encoded by the coding sequence ATGACCTCCCTTGCTCAACCGGCGCGCGTCTTCGTGGACCCTCTTGGGGGCACGCGCGCGGCCGTCGAGGCCCGGCGCTGGCTGTGGCCCCTCCTCATCCTCGCCTTCTGCGTCGCCCTCTCCGGCACCGTCTTCGCGCTGCGCTGGGACGCCACCGCCTCCATCGTGAGCGCCCTGCCCACGGACTCGACCGCGTCCAGCGTGTCCGAGTCCGACATCGCCGAGCAGATCCAGACGGCGTCGCGCAAGGCGCTGGTGGGCGGCATCGCCAATGGGCTCATCGTGATGCCCCTGATGGTGCTGCTGCTCGCGTGCATCCTCTGGGTCACCGCGTGGCTCTTCAACAAGCCCGCGGCCTTCGGGCAGCTGATGGCGGCCGCCGCGGTGGCGCTGCTGCCCATCGCGCTGTACCACCTCATCTACGCGGTGTGCGCGGCCTACCAGCACTCGCTCACCGACGTGCGCGCGGTGCGGCTCGTGCCCTCCAGCCTGGCCCTCCTGGACGGCCTGTCGCCGAAGATGCAGCGCGTGCTCAAGGGCGCGGATTTCTTCAACCTGTGGAGCGTGGGCCTGCTGGGAGTGGGCTTCTCCACCGCCACCGGCATGCGCCTGGGGCGCGCGCTGGTGCTCATCGGGGTGATGTACCTCATGTACGTGGGCGTCTTCTTCATTGGTCTTCCGGCGGGAGGTGCGCAGTGA